DNA sequence from the Amycolatopsis sp. Hca4 genome:
GAGGAAATGCCCTCTGACCTGGCCTTCGTCGTGTCTACTGTGCTGTGGAGCTGAGGGGAATCGAACCCCTGACCCCCGCCTTGCAAAGGCGGTGCTCTACCAATTGAGCTACAGCCCCGGACCGCGGGCGGCTCGCCCGCGGTGGAGATCAGCTGTGGGAAGCGCCGGCCGGCTTGGCCGGGGTGGTGCCGTTGGTCGAGGGGACCGGCGCGGTCGCCGCGCGCCAGAGTTCGGCTTCGGCCTTGGCCGCCTTGTTGCGCTTGACGACGAACAGGACGCCGCCCGCGATGACGGCGAGTGCCAGCAGCTTCTTCACCGAAGCCCCCTTCTCAGCTTGCTTCCCTTACCCCGTGATGTTACTGCACGCCCCGCGGCGCGGGTTCGGGGTCCTCGTTCGTTCCACGTGGAACCACTGGTAACGCACGTCACACGCGGCCGGAAATAGTGGTGGGCGCCCGGTGGTTGTACCGGATGGTCGGTGAGCCCACCGTGTCCCCCGGGCTTCAACCACTGCCTTCGCGGAGTTCCGTTCGGCTGGAACCGCGATGCGCCACTCGCCGAGAGGCGACCGTGCGGCCCGCCGACCGTGACTGCTCAGCCCTGCCGGCCTTCTCTTCCCGGCAGGGCTGACCTGTTTCTGTTGTGCACCGGTGTTTCCGCTGTAGCACCACATTGCCCGGTGGCGACTGACCGTGCGTGACGAAGTGGAAGCCCGCACGGCTCGGCCTGCACGCGCCACGGATCCGGACGGGAGTGAGCTGGCAGGTCGTCGTCGCGGCCGCTGTCGTGGTGGTTGCCGTGGGCTGGGTCGCGATCGACTGGCTGCTGGAGCAAGCCGCTGCGGCGAAGGATCCGGGGGGCGCACGCGTAGACGCGATCAAGACCGGCCTCGGCGTCGGCGCCGGTACCACCGGCATCTTCGCGCTCTTGCTCGCCATCCGCCGCCAGAACCACCACGAGCGGACGGCCGCGGTCGCGACCCACGACGCAACGGAACGCCGTGTCACCGAGCTCTACACGAAGGCCGTCGAACAGCTGGGTTCGGCGAAAGCCCCGGTCCGACTCGGTGGTCTGTACGCGCTGGAACGCCTCGGGGAAACCCAGGAGAGCCAGCGCTCCACGATCGTCAACGTCATCTGCGCCTACCTTCGGATGCGATACGCGCTGCCGGCCGAACCGGCCACGGGCGCTCCGGCCGAACACCACGACCGCTACGAGGACCGGATGCAGGAAGCGCAGGTCCGTTTCACCGCGCAACGCATCCTGCGCCGCCACCGGCAGCCGTTGACGAGGCCGAACCTGTTCTGGGCCGGCGTCACCATCGATCTCAGCGAGGCCGACCTCCGGACGATGGACTTCGCGTCCGTGGATTTCGAACTCGCAAACCTCAGCGACGCAAAGCTCGCCGGCGCGAACCTCAGCGAAGCGGACTTGAGAGGCGCGAACTGCGCCGGCACCGACCTTTCCGAAGCCGACCTCACCGACGCCCGGGTCAACTCGGCGACCCATCTCGACGTGCCATCAGCGTACGAAGAGCGGGACGGCAGGCTCGTGCCCAAGTAGACGCGGGGGCAGTCTCAGCCGACGACGTGCAAGCGAT
Encoded proteins:
- a CDS encoding DLW-39 family protein, translated to MKKLLALAVIAGGVLFVVKRNKAAKAEAELWRAATAPVPSTNGTTPAKPAGASHS
- a CDS encoding pentapeptide repeat-containing protein — translated: MTKWKPARLGLHAPRIRTGVSWQVVVAAAVVVVAVGWVAIDWLLEQAAAAKDPGGARVDAIKTGLGVGAGTTGIFALLLAIRRQNHHERTAAVATHDATERRVTELYTKAVEQLGSAKAPVRLGGLYALERLGETQESQRSTIVNVICAYLRMRYALPAEPATGAPAEHHDRYEDRMQEAQVRFTAQRILRRHRQPLTRPNLFWAGVTIDLSEADLRTMDFASVDFELANLSDAKLAGANLSEADLRGANCAGTDLSEADLTDARVNSATHLDVPSAYEERDGRLVPK